In the genome of Salvelinus sp. IW2-2015 unplaced genomic scaffold, ASM291031v2 Un_scaffold3655, whole genome shotgun sequence, one region contains:
- the LOC112076270 gene encoding large ribosomal subunit protein eL43, which produces MAKRTKKVGIVGKYGTRYGASLRKMVKKIEISQHAKYTCSFCGKTKMKRRAVGIWHCGSCMKTVAGGAWTYNTTSAVTVKSAIRRLKELKDQ; this is translated from the exons ATG GCCAAGCGCACCAAGAAGGTGGGGATTGTGGGTAAATACGGCACGCGTTACGGCGCCTCGCTCAGGAAGATGGTGAAGAAGATTGAGATCAGCCAGCATGCCAAGTATACCTGCTCCTTCTGTGGCAAG ACCAAGATGAAGAGGAGGGCTGTTGGTATCTGGCACTGTGGGTCCTGCATGAAGACTGTTGCTGGAGGTGCCTGGACATACAA CACGACGTCTGCAGTCACAGTGAAGTCGgccatcaggagactgaaggaGCTGAAGGACCAGTAA